A genomic region of Methanobacterium sp. contains the following coding sequences:
- a CDS encoding 4Fe-4S dicluster domain-containing protein, with protein MEKILIQPEICDGCMDCEEACAKLYGASRIMVREVEGAYYPIICQQCEDAPCKRICPTEAIDDKSVDSDRCIGCSLCMLICPFGSVVMHERKAQKCSQCPGIDTPACIKACSKRAISIVDTEKMKQEKQAKHIENIAGIGKKPKKKSGLVTVLTHGSRAEAALK; from the coding sequence TTGGAAAAGATACTAATTCAACCAGAGATTTGCGATGGATGCATGGACTGTGAAGAAGCCTGTGCAAAGCTTTACGGCGCATCAAGAATCATGGTAAGAGAAGTCGAAGGTGCTTACTACCCTATTATTTGTCAGCAGTGCGAAGATGCTCCATGTAAGAGAATATGCCCAACCGAAGCAATTGATGATAAATCAGTGGACTCTGATAGATGCATCGGCTGCTCCCTGTGCATGCTTATCTGTCCTTTTGGTTCGGTTGTAATGCACGAGCGGAAGGCGCAAAAGTGCAGCCAGTGTCCTGGTATCGACACACCTGCCTGTATTAAGGCCTGTTCTAAACGTGCAATTTCTATTGTAGACACTGAAAAAATGAAGCAGGAGAAGCAGGCTAAACACATTGAAAATATTGCAGGCATTGGCAAAAAGCCAAAAAAGAAAAGTGGACTTGTCACTGTTTTAACACATGGTTCAAGAGCAGAAGCTGCTCTTAAATAG
- a CDS encoding citryl-CoA lyase, giving the protein MITEEALKDIFKPRNLKWKTSITRVEPNRLTTRGYLQEDLIENISFSEMIHLLIKGKLPSKREAKMLGAVLVSFCDHGVTPPSTQAARLMASAGSPLHACIAGGLLAFGKNHAGAIEKAMKIFQEGIKLSKDNVNEIAEQIVSYFLNNNKKISGFGHRYHNEDPRAPKLMELSRKYDCFREHSKLAVAIENILHDKKGIKMNIDGANGAILSDMGFDWSVGSGIFMIGRLPGILSHVTEEKTREPAFRKFFEIEEIYYDGKVGKSI; this is encoded by the coding sequence ATGATAACCGAGGAAGCATTAAAAGATATATTTAAGCCACGTAATTTGAAGTGGAAAACTTCAATTACCAGGGTAGAGCCTAATAGGCTAACCACAAGAGGTTATTTACAGGAAGACCTGATTGAAAATATATCTTTTTCAGAAATGATACATCTGCTCATAAAAGGAAAACTGCCATCTAAAAGGGAGGCAAAAATGTTAGGGGCAGTTTTAGTGTCATTCTGTGACCATGGTGTGACGCCCCCGAGTACGCAGGCTGCAAGACTAATGGCATCAGCTGGATCTCCTCTGCATGCATGTATTGCAGGAGGGCTCCTTGCATTTGGAAAAAACCATGCTGGAGCCATCGAAAAGGCTATGAAAATATTCCAGGAAGGAATTAAATTATCTAAAGACAATGTAAATGAGATCGCTGAGCAAATTGTAAGTTATTTTCTAAACAACAATAAAAAAATATCTGGCTTTGGCCATAGATATCACAATGAAGACCCACGTGCACCCAAATTAATGGAGCTTTCAAGAAAGTATGACTGCTTCCGGGAACACTCTAAACTTGCAGTTGCAATCGAAAACATACTTCATGATAAAAAAGGAATAAAAATGAACATCGACGGCGCAAATGGAGCAATATTATCAGATATGGGTTTTGACTGGAGTGTTGGAAGCGGCATATTTATGATAGGCCGCCTTCCAGGGATTTTAAGTCATGTAACTGAAGAAAAAACAAGGGAACCTGCTTTCAGGAAGTTCTTTGAAATAGAAGAAATCTATTACGACGGAAAAGTTGGCAAAAGCATTTAA
- a CDS encoding 4Fe-4S binding protein translates to MKELVSRPELCEECFKCERICPQNAIRVIHGVSIHCLHCAPDRAPCLNICPEEAIEEVDGAIIINEDVCIGCSLCKDACPIGAIYMDEEGVAKKCNLCIGEDTPRCVLTCPTGSLCVDSEEMLSDKREKVAKELERLKVIMKY, encoded by the coding sequence ATGAAAGAGTTAGTTTCACGGCCGGAACTTTGCGAGGAATGCTTTAAATGTGAAAGAATATGTCCTCAAAATGCAATAAGAGTTATTCATGGCGTTTCAATTCACTGCTTGCACTGTGCACCAGATAGAGCCCCATGCCTGAATATTTGTCCTGAAGAGGCTATTGAAGAAGTTGACGGGGCAATCATTATTAATGAAGATGTTTGTATAGGTTGCAGCCTTTGCAAAGATGCATGTCCTATTGGAGCAATCTACATGGATGAAGAAGGCGTTGCCAAAAAATGTAACCTCTGTATTGGTGAAGATACTCCTCGCTGTGTTCTTACATGTCCAACAGGAAGTTTATGTGTAGATTCAGAGGAAATGCTATCTGATAAGCGCGAAAAAGTAGCTAAAGAACTTGAAAGGCTTAAAGTGATCATGAAATACTGA
- a CDS encoding phosphate ABC transporter substrate-binding protein, with amino-acid sequence MDSKYIIGIIVAIIVIAGAYLVLAGGTGGQQQTIQVAGSTSVQPVAEKLAEAYSQKNPNVKINVAGGGSSVGIKSAQDGTADIGTSSKELKDDEKAGLSEFLIGKDGIVIVVNTKNTVSDLTDDQVKDIFSGKITNWKEVGGPDKTINVVTREEGSGTRGAFEDIIMGKETKIKGGAIVQGSSEAAKQAVAQDPNAIGYVSLAHMSPDVKALKIGGVEPSEQTVLDGTYKVQRPFLFLTKGEPTGAVKAFIDWVLSPEGQEVVKSEKVVPVK; translated from the coding sequence ATGGATTCAAAATATATAATTGGAATAATAGTGGCCATAATAGTAATAGCTGGAGCTTACCTCGTACTTGCAGGAGGTACAGGTGGCCAACAACAAACAATACAGGTAGCAGGTTCAACATCTGTGCAACCGGTAGCAGAAAAGTTAGCTGAAGCGTATAGTCAAAAGAACCCTAATGTAAAGATCAACGTAGCGGGTGGAGGTTCAAGTGTAGGTATTAAGAGTGCTCAGGATGGTACAGCAGACATCGGTACAAGTTCTAAGGAACTTAAAGATGATGAAAAAGCAGGACTGAGCGAATTCCTTATTGGAAAGGATGGAATTGTCATTGTAGTAAACACTAAAAACACTGTAAGTGACCTGACTGACGACCAGGTTAAGGACATATTTTCAGGTAAGATCACAAACTGGAAAGAAGTAGGTGGACCTGATAAAACAATCAATGTTGTAACCAGAGAAGAAGGTTCCGGTACAAGAGGAGCATTTGAAGATATCATAATGGGTAAAGAAACAAAAATTAAAGGCGGTGCTATAGTACAGGGTTCATCTGAAGCTGCAAAACAAGCTGTAGCCCAGGATCCAAATGCAATAGGATATGTATCCCTGGCCCATATGAGTCCAGATGTCAAAGCTTTAAAGATCGGTGGTGTAGAACCATCAGAACAAACAGTATTAGATGGTACTTACAAAGTACAGAGACCATTTTTGTTCTTAACCAAAGGTGAACCAACAGGCGCTGTTAAAGCGTTCATCGACTGGGTGTTAAGCCCTGAAGGACAGGAAGTAGTGAAAAGTGAAAAGGTAGTACCTGTAAAATAA
- a CDS encoding 2TM domain-containing protein: MKEEAYYRARKRVEELRDFYGHLIAYIAVNVSLAVVNFFTTPGFWWFLFITFFWGIGLVAHGLSVFLERGIFSKEWEERKIKEYMEKEE, translated from the coding sequence ATGAAAGAAGAAGCTTATTATCGGGCAAGAAAAAGGGTAGAAGAATTAAGAGACTTTTATGGACACTTAATTGCTTATATTGCAGTAAACGTGTCCCTCGCAGTTGTTAATTTTTTTACAACTCCAGGTTTCTGGTGGTTTCTGTTTATAACGTTCTTCTGGGGGATAGGACTTGTTGCACATGGTTTATCTGTTTTCCTGGAACGAGGCATATTCTCCAAAGAATGGGAAGAACGAAAAATAAAAGAATACATGGAAAAAGAAGAATAA
- the phoU gene encoding phosphate signaling complex protein PhoU, with protein sequence MKRYPRVRFRKRLRELKEEVEEMGQLTIKAQKCAMEALIDFNEEKLKYVNEAGEKIEIMKFDLERRCMSIIASEQPVAKDLRFIEACIKVGSHLKRMVDLSVNIAEAALNVKGQEIPERPREDLIHMSNIVQMMVSKGLYSFLDQNMNMARELRQDDDNVDNLFDQVLDDITQSMFQDKDSISYLVHLLFVARFLERTADRAVSIGDRAIFMITCEKPGL encoded by the coding sequence ATGAAAAGGTATCCAAGAGTTCGATTTAGAAAAAGGTTAAGGGAATTAAAAGAAGAAGTAGAAGAAATGGGGCAGCTGACCATTAAAGCACAAAAGTGTGCAATGGAAGCTTTAATAGATTTTAACGAAGAAAAACTGAAATATGTAAACGAAGCCGGCGAAAAGATAGAGATAATGAAGTTTGACTTAGAAAGAAGATGTATGAGCATAATAGCATCAGAACAGCCTGTGGCTAAAGATTTAAGGTTTATTGAAGCATGTATCAAGGTGGGGAGTCATTTAAAGAGAATGGTTGATCTCTCGGTAAACATTGCTGAGGCTGCTTTAAATGTAAAAGGCCAGGAAATTCCTGAAAGGCCAAGAGAAGACCTTATTCATATGTCCAATATAGTTCAAATGATGGTAAGTAAAGGGCTTTATTCATTTTTGGATCAGAATATGAACATGGCAAGGGAACTAAGGCAGGATGATGACAATGTGGACAATTTATTTGATCAGGTACTGGATGATATTACACAGAGCATGTTCCAGGACAAGGATTCAATATCTTATTTAGTACATCTTTTATTTGTTGCAAGATTTCTTGAAAGAACTGCAGACCGTGCAGTGAGTATTGGAGATCGGGCCATATTCATGATAACCTGTGAAAAACCAGGATTGTAG
- the pstB gene encoding phosphate ABC transporter ATP-binding protein PstB produces MEYKMESNDLNVYFDEAHILKDVNIKIPEKTVTALIGPSGCGKSTFIRTLNRMNDLIDTFKLNGTVTLDDEDIYNSKFDVVELRKRVGMVFQKPNPFPKSIFDNVAYGLTIHGMNDRNILRDRVEESLKAAALWDEVKDKLDMSAMGLSGGQQQRLCIARTIAVNPEVILMDEPCSALDPISTTKIEDLIHKLKKEYTIIIVTHNMQQATRVSKYTAFFLNGEIVESGLTDRVFMEPEDKRTEDYITGRFG; encoded by the coding sequence ATGGAATATAAAATGGAATCAAATGATTTAAATGTATATTTTGACGAAGCTCATATTCTAAAAGATGTAAATATTAAAATTCCCGAAAAAACAGTTACAGCTCTAATCGGACCTTCGGGATGTGGAAAATCAACATTTATACGAACTTTAAACCGGATGAATGATTTGATTGACACGTTTAAGCTAAATGGAACAGTAACACTTGATGATGAGGATATATATAACTCTAAATTTGATGTTGTGGAATTAAGAAAAAGAGTAGGTATGGTTTTTCAAAAGCCTAACCCTTTCCCTAAATCCATATTTGATAATGTAGCATATGGTTTAACAATACACGGAATGAATGATAGAAATATACTTAGAGATCGGGTTGAAGAAAGTTTAAAAGCTGCTGCATTATGGGATGAAGTTAAAGATAAGCTGGATATGTCTGCAATGGGCCTTTCTGGGGGTCAGCAGCAGAGATTATGTATTGCAAGAACTATAGCTGTAAATCCTGAAGTGATATTGATGGATGAACCATGTTCTGCACTGGACCCAATATCAACAACTAAAATAGAGGATTTAATTCATAAATTAAAGAAGGAATATACCATAATTATTGTTACACACAACATGCAGCAAGCTACAAGAGTTTCTAAGTACACAGCATTCTTCTTAAATGGCGAAATTGTAGAAAGTGGGCTTACTGATAGAGTGTTTATGGAACCTGAAGATAAACGTACTGAAGATTACATTACTGGTAGATTTGGATAA
- a CDS encoding DUF2226 domain-containing protein — protein sequence MWLPSDDPEEKVYGEKFKKENIPSLGYIRILNDDYESILFINDTLVVGAWHLDAGTLNELYENDAMEKIKIKTGSIIEIYESPEKLFTTILELNEECKLSLPLSVNMFWDKIGMKSTDSREELLSKYRISEPSENDLESLINDYKGR from the coding sequence ATGTGGCTTCCATCAGATGATCCTGAAGAAAAAGTGTATGGGGAGAAATTTAAAAAGGAAAATATTCCTTCATTAGGTTATATACGAATTTTAAACGATGATTATGAATCCATACTCTTTATAAATGATACTCTGGTAGTGGGAGCATGGCACCTGGATGCTGGAACATTAAATGAACTATACGAAAATGATGCAATGGAGAAAATTAAAATTAAGACTGGATCAATAATAGAAATTTATGAATCTCCTGAAAAATTGTTTACCACAATTTTAGAACTAAATGAAGAATGTAAATTGTCATTACCCCTCAGTGTTAACATGTTTTGGGACAAAATAGGGATGAAAAGTACTGATTCTCGTGAAGAGTTATTATCGAAGTATAGAATCAGTGAACCATCGGAAAATGATTTAGAAAGTCTTATAAATGATTACAAAGGCAGATGA
- a CDS encoding fumarate hydratase translates to MITQNTIEDTIFNLFKEAVIKLPDDVKKALQDAYKNEDHRLARLNLKAILDNIEAAEKLGVPMCQDTGIPIVFVKLGHVEVENLMDGIKKGVARATRKVPLRPNVVNPVTRINTGDNTGNLMPQVDIELVDDEILQLTAFPKGIGSENNNALKMALPGEGIEGIKKFVLDTVIASGGKPCPPIVVGVGIGGSSDLAMKLAKKALLSKIGERNPDKILAHLEEEILDEINQTGIGPMGLGGKTTALDVKILTADTHTAGLPIGVCIQCWAARQATATLKP, encoded by the coding sequence ATGATTACTCAAAATACAATAGAAGATACTATTTTCAATTTATTCAAAGAAGCTGTTATTAAGCTTCCAGATGATGTTAAAAAAGCACTTCAGGATGCATATAAAAATGAAGATCACAGGCTTGCACGTCTAAACCTTAAAGCTATACTTGATAATATTGAAGCTGCCGAAAAACTTGGAGTTCCAATGTGTCAGGATACTGGTATCCCCATTGTTTTTGTAAAACTCGGGCATGTTGAGGTTGAAAACCTCATGGATGGAATAAAAAAGGGGGTTGCAAGAGCCACTCGAAAAGTTCCACTTAGACCAAATGTTGTAAATCCAGTAACCAGAATAAATACAGGGGATAACACCGGTAATTTAATGCCACAGGTTGATATTGAGCTTGTAGATGATGAAATTCTTCAATTAACTGCTTTTCCTAAAGGAATTGGCTCTGAAAATAATAATGCACTTAAAATGGCGTTACCTGGTGAGGGAATTGAAGGCATTAAAAAATTTGTTCTGGACACGGTCATCGCTTCTGGAGGAAAACCATGCCCTCCAATTGTTGTTGGTGTTGGAATTGGGGGATCTTCAGATTTAGCCATGAAGCTTGCAAAAAAAGCACTCTTAAGTAAAATTGGAGAAAGAAATCCTGATAAAATTCTTGCTCATCTTGAAGAAGAAATCCTGGATGAGATAAACCAGACAGGAATAGGTCCAATGGGCCTTGGAGGTAAAACCACTGCTCTTGATGTTAAAATCCTAACAGCAGACACTCATACTGCAGGATTACCTATTGGCGTTTGTATTCAATGCTGGGCTGCAAGGCAGGCCACTGCTACTTTAAAACCTTAA
- a CDS encoding phosphate uptake regulator PhoU encodes MFGTILENKLRKISSSLLDYSNRTADRIKKSTESFVNEDVNLAMEIIENTSEINRESENIEYECLKILGLQQPVARDLRYGAAILRTATELERINILAAYTSRYSIDSSQKDKNFYKPPHLTFMSQTVQNMLKDGVGSLLSEDVQLLKRSTKNFVSLQDFYNQMFSKYDEDKSSAASMHSILIGRNLLSTGHHIMGMDDRIAYSIIGKRVMHHKVFYNILMK; translated from the coding sequence ATGTTTGGAACGATTTTAGAGAATAAATTAAGGAAGATTAGTTCCAGTCTCTTAGATTACAGTAACAGGACTGCTGATAGGATAAAAAAGTCTACGGAAAGCTTTGTTAATGAAGATGTTAACTTAGCAATGGAAATAATTGAAAATACCAGTGAAATTAACAGAGAAAGTGAAAATATTGAATATGAATGCTTAAAAATCCTTGGACTTCAGCAGCCTGTTGCTCGCGATCTAAGGTATGGAGCAGCGATTTTAAGGACAGCAACAGAACTTGAGAGAATAAACATTCTTGCAGCCTACACATCCAGATATTCCATTGATTCTTCCCAAAAAGACAAAAATTTCTACAAGCCTCCTCATCTTACTTTCATGTCCCAGACAGTTCAAAACATGCTAAAAGATGGTGTTGGCTCTCTTTTAAGTGAAGATGTTCAACTTCTAAAGCGTTCTACCAAAAATTTTGTTTCGCTGCAGGATTTCTATAATCAAATGTTTTCTAAGTATGATGAAGATAAATCATCAGCTGCATCCATGCATTCAATACTTATAGGGAGAAATCTTCTAAGTACTGGCCACCATATAATGGGGATGGATGATAGAATAGCATATTCAATTATTGGTAAACGCGTTATGCATCATAAAGTGTTTTATAATATCTTAATGAAATAA
- the porB gene encoding pyruvate synthase subunit PorB, which yields MEVPGKELLAPGHRGCAGCGAPVGVRLALKVLGENTVAVTPTSCLEVITTPYPETSWKVPWIHVAFENAAAVASGVEKALKSQGKDDVNVVVFAGDGGTADIGFQSLSGAMERGDNIIYICYDNEAYMNTGVQRSGATPYGASTTTSPSGKMSFGEDKPKKNMPMIIAAHGVPYVATASISYPEDFMKKVKKASEVEGSTYIHLHQPCTAGWGYDPSKTIEIGRLAVDTGAWILYEIVEGDFKVTYRPIQRKPVNEYLNAQKRFKHLADEEKEMIQNYVNQVCAELKI from the coding sequence ATGGAAGTACCTGGAAAAGAATTACTCGCCCCTGGACACAGAGGATGTGCTGGATGCGGTGCTCCTGTAGGCGTAAGACTTGCACTTAAAGTACTCGGTGAAAACACCGTAGCAGTAACTCCAACCAGCTGTTTAGAGGTAATTACCACCCCTTACCCTGAAACTTCATGGAAAGTTCCATGGATTCACGTAGCCTTTGAAAATGCTGCTGCAGTCGCTTCTGGAGTTGAAAAGGCTCTTAAATCCCAGGGAAAAGATGATGTTAATGTAGTTGTCTTTGCTGGAGACGGTGGAACTGCAGATATAGGTTTTCAATCATTGTCTGGAGCAATGGAAAGAGGAGATAACATAATTTATATTTGCTATGATAATGAAGCCTATATGAACACAGGAGTTCAAAGAAGCGGAGCAACACCCTACGGTGCATCAACAACCACATCACCATCAGGAAAGATGAGTTTTGGTGAAGATAAGCCCAAGAAAAACATGCCAATGATAATTGCAGCTCACGGCGTGCCATACGTTGCAACTGCATCTATTTCATATCCTGAAGATTTCATGAAAAAAGTCAAAAAAGCATCAGAAGTGGAAGGATCTACTTATATTCACCTGCATCAACCATGTACCGCTGGATGGGGTTATGATCCATCGAAAACAATAGAAATTGGAAGATTAGCTGTTGATACAGGCGCATGGATTCTCTATGAAATTGTTGAGGGTGACTTTAAAGTAACATACAGACCAATTCAAAGAAAACCTGTAAATGAATACTTAAATGCTCAAAAACGGTTTAAGCACCTTGCGGATGAGGAAAAAGAAATGATTCAAAATTATGTTAATCAGGTCTGTGCAGAACTTAAAATATAG
- the pstA gene encoding phosphate ABC transporter permease PstA — MKGVFWGAGILAILILLVVVGYIIVRGLPVITLEFLFSKPLNSGRGGGIFPMIVSTIYLTLVAVLVATPLGVGAAVYLAEYASGENRIVKAIRFGAETLASIPSIVFGLFGLAFFVVFLGFGWSVLSGGLTVALMALPTIMRTSEVFIEAVPRSYREGSFALGATKWQTVYRVVLPAAIPGITTGVILGMARAIAETAAILYTVGAATSIPVSIFDPARPLPLHLYILATEGISLENAFGTAAVLVIIILIITIVTNMMVEKQVRKMMGR; from the coding sequence ATGAAAGGAGTATTCTGGGGGGCAGGAATTCTTGCAATTCTTATATTGCTGGTTGTTGTTGGTTATATAATTGTAAGAGGGTTACCAGTTATAACTCTGGAATTTCTGTTTAGTAAACCCCTCAATTCGGGTAGGGGTGGGGGAATATTCCCCATGATAGTTTCAACAATTTATTTAACTCTCGTTGCTGTGCTCGTTGCAACTCCATTGGGTGTTGGAGCTGCGGTTTATTTAGCAGAATATGCAAGTGGTGAAAATAGAATAGTTAAAGCCATAAGATTTGGTGCTGAAACACTTGCATCTATTCCATCAATAGTATTCGGCCTCTTTGGTCTGGCATTTTTTGTTGTCTTCCTTGGTTTTGGATGGAGTGTGTTGTCAGGAGGGCTTACAGTAGCCCTCATGGCACTTCCAACAATAATGCGTACATCTGAAGTTTTTATTGAGGCAGTTCCCAGGTCTTATAGAGAGGGAAGCTTTGCACTGGGAGCTACCAAATGGCAGACAGTATACAGGGTTGTGTTACCTGCTGCAATTCCAGGAATTACTACTGGAGTAATTCTGGGAATGGCAAGAGCTATTGCAGAAACTGCAGCAATTTTATATACTGTAGGTGCAGCAACAAGCATTCCTGTATCAATTTTTGACCCTGCAAGACCATTACCTTTGCACCTTTATATACTGGCAACTGAAGGTATATCTCTGGAAAATGCTTTTGGAACTGCAGCAGTCCTTGTTATTATAATACTTATAATAACCATTGTTACTAATATGATGGTTGAAAAACAGGTTAGAAAAATGATGGGGCGATAG
- the porA gene encoding pyruvate synthase subunit PorA: MLKVISANRAISEAARLAKPKVVPVYPITPQTSISEYLAQFVADGDLDAKYIKAESEHSAISAAVGASSTGVRTFTATASQGLALMHEILFTAAGLRNPIVMGNANRALSAPINIWNDQQDSISQRDTGWLQFYAENAQEALDFVLQAYKISENKNVLLPSMICIDGFILTHTVEPVDIPSQEEVDSFLPEYKPEHAYLDPKDPMSLGTFADPNYYMEARYGVQVAMEKSKNIIKTVNKEFKEKFGRKHGFVEEYMCEDAEIIIVAMGSICGTIKSVIDNLREEGQKVGLLKVIVFRPFPKDEIYRSVKNADKIAVLDKNISFDVGGVLYNEIKAKMDVDTRGFIIGLGGRDVSPDDIKNIVNITKNSTRDDKINWIGLKEEEI, encoded by the coding sequence CGCAATTTGTTGCAGATGGAGATCTTGATGCAAAATATATAAAAGCAGAATCAGAGCACAGTGCAATAAGTGCAGCTGTAGGTGCGTCCAGCACTGGTGTCAGGACCTTTACTGCAACAGCATCACAGGGATTAGCATTAATGCATGAGATTTTATTTACTGCAGCCGGTTTAAGAAATCCAATAGTAATGGGAAATGCAAACAGAGCATTATCAGCACCAATAAACATATGGAATGACCAGCAAGATTCAATTTCGCAGAGAGATACCGGATGGCTTCAGTTTTATGCTGAAAATGCCCAAGAAGCACTTGATTTTGTATTACAGGCTTACAAAATTTCTGAAAATAAAAATGTCCTGCTCCCATCAATGATCTGTATAGACGGTTTCATACTTACGCACACTGTTGAGCCAGTGGACATTCCTTCACAGGAGGAAGTTGACAGTTTCTTACCAGAATACAAACCAGAACACGCCTATCTTGATCCTAAAGATCCAATGTCACTTGGAACATTTGCAGACCCCAACTACTACATGGAAGCAAGATACGGCGTTCAGGTAGCAATGGAAAAGTCCAAAAACATAATAAAAACTGTTAACAAGGAATTTAAGGAAAAATTCGGTAGAAAGCATGGTTTTGTTGAAGAATACATGTGCGAAGACGCCGAAATAATCATTGTGGCCATGGGATCCATCTGTGGTACAATAAAATCAGTTATAGATAATTTGAGAGAAGAAGGTCAAAAAGTAGGGCTCCTTAAGGTAATAGTCTTCAGACCCTTCCCTAAAGATGAAATATACAGATCAGTTAAAAATGCCGATAAAATCGCGGTGTTGGATAAAAACATATCCTTTGATGTCGGAGGCGTTTTATACAACGAAATAAAAGCTAAAATGGACGTCGATACAAGAGGATTTATTATAGGTCTTGGAGGGCGTGATGTATCTCCTGATGACATTAAAAACATAGTAAACATAACCAAAAATTCAACCAGAGACGATAAGATTAACTGGATCGGACTTAAAGAGGAGGAAATATAA
- the pstC gene encoding phosphate ABC transporter permease subunit PstC, translated as MHKKLEEIFVERSLFIAAISSSIIILFIIAFVFGEGLPAINEVGFFNFMFGTEWSPLRGFYGTLPMIIGSLYITGLSLLMAVPLSLCCAIFSAEIAPHRIRRILKPTLEALAGIPSVVYGFFGIIILVPLMREQFGGTGFSILTASIVLTVMILPTITSISEDAIKSVPLEYKEASFALGATHWQTIKNVLFPAALPGIITGTILGLARAIGETMAVIMVAGNVTLVPTSIFDPARALTANIALEMGYATGIHYSALFATGIILFFLTVALLAITNYIHYKKRVIIGGGYL; from the coding sequence ATGCATAAAAAACTGGAAGAAATTTTCGTGGAAAGATCATTATTTATAGCCGCAATATCATCAAGTATCATAATTCTTTTTATAATTGCTTTTGTTTTTGGAGAAGGTCTTCCTGCAATTAACGAGGTGGGATTTTTTAACTTTATGTTTGGAACTGAATGGTCACCTTTAAGAGGTTTTTACGGTACTTTACCTATGATAATAGGGTCTCTGTACATAACAGGGCTATCTTTACTCATGGCAGTTCCCCTATCTCTATGTTGTGCTATATTTTCAGCTGAAATTGCACCTCACAGAATAAGAAGGATTTTGAAGCCTACATTGGAGGCTTTAGCAGGTATCCCCTCTGTGGTATATGGGTTTTTTGGAATTATAATCCTTGTTCCACTTATGAGAGAACAGTTTGGGGGTACAGGATTCAGTATTCTTACAGCATCCATAGTTTTAACTGTCATGATTCTTCCAACAATAACCAGCATATCAGAAGATGCTATAAAATCCGTTCCCCTGGAATATAAAGAAGCATCCTTTGCACTGGGGGCAACTCACTGGCAGACTATTAAAAATGTTCTTTTCCCTGCGGCACTACCTGGAATTATAACTGGAACTATTCTGGGATTAGCGCGGGCAATTGGGGAAACTATGGCAGTAATTATGGTTGCAGGAAATGTTACACTTGTCCCAACTTCAATCTTTGATCCAGCAAGGGCTTTAACAGCTAATATAGCACTTGAAATGGGTTATGCAACAGGAATTCATTACAGTGCCCTTTTTGCAACAGGTATAATCCTGTTCTTTTTGACAGTAGCTCTTCTGGCTATAACAAATTATATTCATTATAAAAAGAGAGTTATTATTGGTGGAGGCTACTTATAA